The Onychostoma macrolepis isolate SWU-2019 chromosome 20, ASM1243209v1, whole genome shotgun sequence nucleotide sequence ATTATTGcccagaaagaaaaaaaaaaccgaagcaaagaaaacagttcatttacAACAAATATTGTCCCGTTATTGACAGCGAGCACCTTAAAAAAAAGCCATCTTCCACGAAATATCTGCATGTGAAATATATTATAGGCATTTAATGGCTTTCAGAATAATGTAAGTAGCCTACTTTATGAAacccaaaataaatatttcatgaaaaaatatgtatatacaaattataaaattgCAATTCATAAACTGTCGTTCAAAATTGAAACtaactgatgttttttttttctctctctctctacagaGTTCATGCAAAAAGCCAGTTGACAAATACATTGAATATGATCCAGTTATTGTTCTGATAGATGCCACTTTATGCAAAATCCAGGCCTTTAGACATATCCTCTTCAACACTGAGATCAATGTAAGTAAAACTTTTATACTCAGTTTTTTAACagctttgaaaaaataaaatgcgtGCATAAAGTTTGTATATTGCGTGCCGAGTCCAGACAGCATACAAAGTATTGTATTGTGTTCCTGTCTCTCTGTAGATCCACTGGAAGCTGTGTGTGTTCTGTCTGCTGTGTGAGGCGTATCTGCGCTGGTCCCTCCTGCAGGGGTCCCAGCCCAGCAATGACCCCGCTGATATCATCCGTTACACTAAAGAGTGGGAGTTTTACTGCATGTTTGCACTGGCTGCACTGGGTAAATCATTGTTTGTAATGAAGTCAGGCACTGGCTAATTAGGATTATTAAAAAGGACTTATTGAGTTGTTGAGTAACAATGTAGCTTAGAGCTTATGCATTTTTATGAAGGTATTATGAAAGATTTAGGGGTTTGTAGCCCTAGTATTTTTACTGTGATCTGCTGAAAGGTCTATTCTGACTGATCTGCAGGCTTACACTACCATTGATGATAATGTTTTATGGGAAAGGGTTAGTCCCCTTTAATTCCACTTAAAGAAATCAAAAGGGGGAAAACATTtagaataaagaaaaaagttttttacagtacataaaCTACTGCTCAAGAGTTAGGGATAGGTgggattattgttattattatttttttaaagaagtctcttatgatcACCAAGGCAGAATTTGaaacatgaaatatgaaacattacaatttaaaataactcttttctgtttaaaatatataataaaatgtaatttattcctgtgatgcaaagctgaattttcagcatcattactccagtcctcagtgtcacataTCCTCCAGAAATCggtctaatatactgattttgtgcttataaaaacattacttattattatcaatgttttttttgtttgagaTTCAGAACagctttgatttgatttatctgactttttttttttttgtaactataTACAAGTCTTTGCTGTCAcctttttgatcagtttaattgcTCAATATAAGTGTTAAATTCCTAAAAAATACTACTGTTTATATTAGGATTTGTTCTTTTTGTACTTATTTACATTGCATTATTTTCTTACTGTACTGTACCAAAATTAAACATGTGGCTGCAACATGATTTTTGTAATATATCGTATAAtgatatcattttcattttgcaaattattattataaatgtactaCTAGTTATTATTCTTATAACTGTAATGCAAAAGGTTGCAATACAGTAATGAGAAACTATGTTTTGCACTTTAGCATAATGAGAATTTGGGGGAAAATGGACATAATTATCATTCAAATAATGTCACAAGGCAGAAATTCTCCCGTGTTCTTTGTGTTTTTCTAGAGTTGGCCGTGTTTTGCACAGGTGTGTTGTTCATTCTCTGGACGGTGCAGCGCTGCTGTGGTTCCTCTCTAGAACTCACTCCGCTGTTGAAGGCACTTCTGCTGTCCAGCTACGGAAAAGTGCTGTTAATTCCAGCTGTCATCTGGGAGCACGATTTCTCCCCGCTGTGCTTCAGCCTCATACGACTGTTCGTCCTGACCTCCAATTCACAAGCCATAAGAGGTGAATATCAACCTTTATGGAATCCACACATGTTAAACACATTCGCAGGCAGCGCAGGATAACCGTACACTCTCTTTCATTCACATAAACACCCAGAGGCAAAGTGAAAAGTCCACATCAGAACCAAAGTAAACACTTTCTCTTTCCCACACATATTCGTTCGCACAGAGGATTGTATTGTTTAGAGTGGGCCGTTGTTTGCGTAAGGTCTTCACGGGTGTGCTAACCACCCCCAGCAGTTCCTGTGTGCAGATGGTTCACCAAAGCTGTTATAGGGATATCAACAAAACAttgatttaagtgtatttaaagggacagtacacataaaaatgaaaattgcctGAAAACGTACTCACCCTCAGGAGATCCAAGAtgtgatttggagaaatttatcattgcgtcacttgctcaccagtagATCCTCTggggtgaatgggtgccgtcagaacgagagtccaaacagctgataaaaacatcataatgatCCACAAGCTGAATGTTTGTAATCCATCATTAGGATGTGTTTAACTTTAAACAGATTCGTGAATAAGTgatctggtctgaatcaggagagaaatatgcacggATCAAGCATTGTTTATAAGCAAAAACATTCCAAATTTTgttgtgagaggacaacagaggatggactttttcactggagtaAATGTTATTATGGTTTATagactggtattttggccagaagctaTGGTTTAAAGCAAAATAGCCTAGCCTTAATGATGGATGTGTTtcttaaaaacacaatttttcactTCACGAGACATTAAtagatggactggagtggtgtggattactgtgatgtttttactcttattctgatggcacccattcactatgAACTTAACTACAACTTGGGTGGTCTCAGGgtgagtactttttttttttttttttttaagcatattttcatttttggctgaacttttctggtaaccaaacaaaaactataaagtAAGTCTGGTACATTGTGATTtctctaaaaatatataataatatcaaaAATCATCGAAGTGTGGGCAAATGTTAGTGTTCTTTAGCACATCTGGACACAGCTGAAAGATGTATTGTAATGTGTAGTATagatgtgtgaccctggagcacaaaaccagtcttaagtcgctggggtatatttgtagcaatagccaaaaatacattgtatgggtcaaaattatcaatttttcttttatgccaaaaatcattaggatattaagtaaagatcatgttccatgaagatattttgtaaatttcttaccgtaaatatatcaaaacttcatttttgatttgtaatatgcataatttggacaactttaaaggcaattttctcaatatttagattttttttgcaccctcagattccagattttcaaatagttgcatctcggccaaatattgtccaatcctaacaaaccatatatcaaagcttatttattcagctttcatgtgATTGTATAAATCTCACTTGATGAAAAATTtatacttaagactggttttgtggtccagggtcacatatttcagTGACTTGCTATTCttgtcatgtggtgcaaccaacATGCAGGGAAAAATATAAAGCATGAAATTATATTATAGAGAGAACACTTGCAAACCTTTATGACTATATGTCAATAAGTGTACAAATATGTGGAGTACATTATGAACttggcatttttaaaatgcatttcctTTGTGTTTTCCATGTTTTAGTGATTCTGAACTGCAGTCGGCGGCTGTCTCTCCTGGCGGTGTGTGGTGGCTTGCTGTTGGAGACGTGGGTTGCCCAGGCTTTAAAAACACTGCAGGTCTGTTCACAAGACTATCTGTCAATGCTGTAGTCTAGAGGAACACGAGAACTTCAGTCCAGGAGGCCGGGTGAAAAATGGATGCTCTATGAACTGAAGCAAAACTTTCTTCATGAATGATTCAAGTCCTCCTTGCCATCAGCGAAGAAAGTTTGAATTACAAAACTGTTTACCTTGTTAAATGTAGAGACTGCTTGTCATTACTTCGGAGATGTTGTTTGATCAAGATGTTCTGTACAAAGGAATTCATTGGCAAGTCTAAGTGAAACTAAATGAGGTCATAGAGAGCAAATTGTTTATCtttactatggttaccacatGGTTATGAGTTTTTACGTGCTTCTATGTCGTGCTTATATATTGAGCTAACTCCATTCAAGACCAGTAATTTGTCTTCACATACAATCCTGTATGTTTATAAAGACTTTGAAGGCACAGCTTCACATTCCTGAGGTCATTTGTCAAATTCCTCAATTAGCTCTGCTGAGAGAAGACGTTAACTCAAATATACTACAGATGCCTGTGGACTAGTGTCGACACGATACTGTAATGATCTGAATGCCATCTGTTTTTATTGGGTGCTTTATGTATGGACTTTCTTACTGATGTAATTTATCCCTGTTACAGAAATGTGAAGTGTGGGCCTTCAGTATGAACTTGTGCAACTTGTTCTGATGAAGCTCCGGGAATAAATCTTGTGAAACTGAATGTTTTGTAATGGTTTAGCTAAGGGGGATTGTGGTAATTAAAGGCAGTGTTTGCTTCATTGTGGTATTGGTTCAAATTGGTGCCTAAAATCCTCATTGGCATTTCATTGGCACAAATCAGATGTTTATGTAAACTGAAGctgtttcatatttcataacttttAAACCACTGTTTAAAGGTCATAAGAAGTAATGCAACAGAAAAGATTTAGTATACAGCATTGAGTTTGAAGCGTGTActtttcataattgatgattTCAGTATCAATCTCAAGGTATGAAAAccttgtaatatttattttcacacacacatataataagtgtatatatatatatatatatatatatatatatgtatatgtacagtgccctccaaaagtattggaacagtgaagacaaaattgctctgttggctgtggagtcaagacatttacaaatatgattgaaagatgaatatgagacaaaactacagaatgtcatattttattattgggtgattcaacacatagatgttttaccagctaagaagttcagcacttttagagttttatccctctatctgatgtgagcataagtattggaacagttgcctcgcaggtctttctaagtgatcagctgtgtcctgttgcattaattcttcagatattaaaagcagggaatgtgtcgtatcagttatatgcattacttctgcattctgaatctggcattcgatgatgacacacacaaaccaggatgaagatgagggagctgactttgagagaaaagcaagcaaattggatgctaaaagaaaagaggaagtcaattagagcaatagtaaaaacaaagggcatggagaaatcaagactttggaaaccaccagcaaccaacaacgacctgatcggctgagaaaacaacagtagttgatgacagacaaatcataaaagctgtgaaaatgaaccctaaaagacatgtctgtaaaatcaccaacaacttccagaaaactgacaatctactgtcctcaggagactttgacacagaataacagaggctacacagcaagatacaaacctctgaccagctccaaaaatagaaagacaagattagagtttgcaaaaaagcacaaaggtgagccagaagagttttggaactgtgtttatagaccgatgagacaaagatgaacctttatctaagtgatgggaaagcaaaaatgtggagaaaaaaagggaactgcaatgatcccaagcatacagcctcatctgtaaagcatggtggaggtggtgtcatggcatgggcatgcatggctgcctctggaacaggccctctcaactttactgatgacttaatgtatgatgacagtagcagaatgaatttggaagggtacaaaaccatcttgcctaccaatattcaagaaaatgccaccagattcattgggaagtgcttcatattgcatcaggacaatgacccaaaacaccctgccagttcagtcaaggaatttataagggcaaagaaaaggaaagtcttagatttccctagtcaatctccagatttaaatccgattgaacatgaatttcaccagctgaagaggagagtaaaggcagaaactccccaaaacaagcaacaattggaattggctgtattaaaggctgggaaaagtatttcaaaggatgagaccaagagtctggagATGtttatgggtcacagactcactgctgtgattgcgcacaagggatctgcaactaaataatagcttttaatcttttatatctgccttatgctcacatcaatgagtgggatgaactctaaaagtgctgttctttttatttggtaaaacatgtatgtgttgaaacagctaataataaaatgtgacattctgtagttttgtctcatattcatcttttcatcatattgactccacagccaacagaacaattttgtcttcactgttccaatacttttggagggcactgtatgtatgtatgtatatatatatatatatatatatatatatatatatatatatatatactgtaaacacacacacatgcatgtatatatttcaggaaaaaaattatgtttatatattaaatatatttatttataatataaattatatgaatataaatatagacatggaaatacatgtaaatattttcaaaacatatactgtatgtgtgtgtgtttatatacataataaatatacacagaacacacacatatattatgcaaacaaaaactttgaatcgttgcccagcactaatatatatatatatacagtcatggccaaaaatatcggcacccttgctaaatatgatcaaagaaggctgtgaaaattaatctgcattgttaatcctttttatcttttatttaaaaaaattaacaaaaatctaacctttcattggaaaatgggggaaatatcattatgaaataaatgtttttctcaaatacacgttggacacaattattggcaaaaccaagcttctgctggccattccagtcctctgacctgaaccctgtagaaaatgagtgaactgaagagaagcagcaccaacatggctctgggaatctaaagggtctggagtgattctggatgaaggaatggtctctgatctcttgtcaggtgttctcgaacctcatcaggcattataggagaacatttagagctgtttaactggcaaatggaggtttcaaaaagtattgaacaaaagggtgccgttaattgtggccaatgtgtattagagaaaaacatttatttcatgatgctatttccccccatttaaaattcttattatccaatgaaaggttagacttttgtgatttttttaaataaaagatcaaaaggattaacaatgcagattcattttcacagccttctttgatcatatttaccaagggtgcagatatttttggcaatgacTGTACCTGATGCagtagcatttaaaataataattatgaattaagtgctaaatataatttaaatgaattacagatagaaaaatattttaaatcagtgttgTTTTTCAGTGTATGTAATGGAAATATTGAATCCACGCTGAATGTATTTTGCCATCTGAAGATTGTTATGACTAAACACAGGTCAGTGTGGAACGTCCACAAGTCAGAACAGgtttttaaatatctttggTGCTTGATCACACTCTGGTATTTGTTGTCGTTCCTGACATAGGGTTTGGTTCAGGTCTGAAAGATCTCTGTTTGTCTGTTTCATAGATCAGTATTGTTTAAGAGTAAAATAGCATTCTAAATAAGGCCTGAAATGAAATTATCCAATAAGTAGAGAATGTAAGGTTGGGCTGCTctcaaattaaagtaaattagtTTAAGTCATTCTTTGAATactgcattgtttttcagatgccatcttggcaaatttagcataaattcaattcagtcattattttcAGTAAAGTTTACAAGTTAGAAAAGTGAAAATGAGGCTACAACAGGCCAACAGGATATGAAAACTAAATAGTTAAGGTCCTGGATGATGATCAGTcaatatacagtgccctccactaatatcggcacccttggtaaatatgagcaaaggtggctgtgaaaataaatctgcattgtttatccttttgatctttcattcaaaaaaattcacaaaatccTAActtatcattgaagtaaaacaactgaaagtaTGGGGAAAAtcttattgtgaaataaatgctttctctagttcatgttggccacaattattgcaACATCCTTTTCCCAacataacagctctgagttttctcctataatgcctgaagagtttggagaacacctgacaagagatcagagaccattccttcatccagaatatctccagatccttcagattcacagctccactcattttctatagggttcaggtcagaggactgggacggCCATGGCAAAATCTTCATTTTGTggtcagtgacccatttttgtgtttattttgatgtttgttttggattgttgtcctggtggaagatccaaccacggcccattataagatttctaacagagtcagttaggttttgattttttatctgttggtatttgatagaatccatgatgccatgcatctgaacaagatgttcaggacctccagcagaaaaacaggccgacaacattaaagatccagaAGTACATTTAACCGTGGACacggggtactttttatccctgtttgcaccaaaaagctctttttttttcagttttatctggccatagaagccagtcccgtTTGAAGTTGCAGTCGTGTCTGACagctgaatatgctggagtttgttttgggATGAGCtataggagaatttttcttgacaccctcccaaacaacatgatgtaggggctgtttgatttttatttatttctaattttttaggctttctgaccccaagactcaactaatccCTGCAGTTCTCCAACTGTgatctttagccactcaaactctcaatctgcattaggacaatatagacacacgtcctcttccaggcagatttttaacatctttagttgattggaacctcttaattattacactggtggtggaaatgggaattttcagtgctttaactcttttcttacagccactttctattttgtggtgctcaacaatcttgttctgcacatcagaactatattcttatatttactccttgtgatggatgattaagggaatttggccttgtgtttattcatatttataatcctgtggaacaggaagtcatggctggacaatttcatgctcctagtcaccctggtgtgctaaaaatgtaaatatgaataggaatatacttcagagatattttactcataagaatttctaggggtgccaataattgtgaccaacatgcattggagaaaaacatttatttccgtcatgagattttctccccacaattgttttactttatataaatgcatcattaaaaaagatcaaaaggataaacaatgcagatattttcacagccgcctttgctcatatttaccaagggtgccattATTAATGGAGGGCACTGTAGCATTCCATGCTAAAATACACATGTGCATGAGGTAACAGAATCAGTCTCCCTATTATGGTCTGAAATACTTGATATTACTGCACTATTCcaattgattttaaatatattataaaatatatcttatgtactgtatttaGAGGCCAACTGCTAAACAATGTCAGGGAGTATATCTAGCAACAAATCAGAGTCAGAGATAGAAAATAGCAGAGGTTTTAGTATGAGttctaaatcattttaataactcAGCTGGTTCATATAAGGTTCATATAATGTTAACAGCAATTTGTCAGACAGACATTGATTATGACATCATTAATTAAGAGAATGaattctttatttaataatttgtctAAGGACCATTTGCAAAAGAACTactaaaggtaaaaaaaaagtgaagttacagaatgaacattttaaacacaatgtCAAACCTAAAACTCCACAAATATCGCCGTATCGCAGTTGTCATATAGCAGGTATGTGAttgtagttaactaaaactaaaattaaaaccatacaaaaaatgttgttacttgaaattaaaataaactgaaacaaaataatatatatatatatatatatgcaccaAGGCAACACTCTTCATTTTCAtctagtttaacttgatgtattcaaattaaaaacagcaataaaaaaaaaaaaaattaaaactatacatgcatatataaaactataaaaaaccAACCAAATGACTAaatgaccagtgttggggaaagttacttttaaaagtaatgcattacaatattgtgttactccctaaaaaagtaactaattacgttacttagttactttttacggaaagtaatgtgttacgttactttcgcgttactttttaaatatgagcagggcttgattgtttttttatagcaaatgtaaaagccctttcacaccaaaaagtgtaacgaataaacctcaggctgaaggaaaagtatattcacgtctgtacagtagaacgcaggagaagaaggttcaacactcttcagcaataaaaaaaaacaatgaagcacaattgttagtttatctaaagtcatttttgcttattagtatggttgaactggatcatcaaaggtccgCAGCacagacattggttaataaaatgggattagatacattcgtgttatttaacatatttaattattgcaggtttgcgtcatattctgagtttgcatttcactgttttaattcattttgatgaatactaaatctgtttttgccagtgggatgaattaatgcacattcacatttagtcgagaactacagtaacatcatgttcacacagcacaCACAACGCCTCTGTACTTCCGATCTCTCCCAGTATGGGGACAGGAGACTTGTTgttcaataaatgggaaaacaaagtaactggcgttacttttttgaaaaagtaactcagatattttcactagctacttgaaaaaagtaatctgattacgtaactcacgttacttgtaatgcgttacccccaacactgaatACAACAAGTAAAAacgagagagagtgtgtgtgtgttaatggtCATATAGTGACTTTACAATATATTGTCAAATAAACCCAGTGAAGTGCTGCACTGAGCTATGAACAGCTCTGAAGCCTAATATTGCTTTAAGAGGGGGATGGGTTGAGGGCAAAGATCAGCTTAAACATGTCAAGAGAGACCCATACCCTCATTCTTCAGTGACAATTTAAGAGGAATTATTCAagtcacaaaaatgttttacagttttagtttaattt carries:
- the arv1 gene encoding protein ARV1; protein product: MAPGLFKCIECNEDANELHRDYSNGILKITICSSCKKPVDKYIEYDPVIVLIDATLCKIQAFRHILFNTEINIHWKLCVFCLLCEAYLRWSLLQGSQPSNDPADIIRYTKEWEFYCMFALAALELAVFCTGVLFILWTVQRCCGSSLELTPLLKALLLSSYGKVLLIPAVIWEHDFSPLCFSLIRLFVLTSNSQAIRVILNCSRRLSLLAVCGGLLLETWVAQALKTLQVCSQDYLSML